A genomic window from Silene latifolia isolate original U9 population chromosome 11, ASM4854445v1, whole genome shotgun sequence includes:
- the LOC141612472 gene encoding protein GAMETE CELL DEFECTIVE 1, mitochondrial, with the protein MQFLSRIITRNLQSSPSLRSNLLAIPRFFSTGGDGGGHFVWDDSSTSTWSTGLTKDQIDGEAVGHQVTPPPPSTGDGGGIIGGGGAIESLPSSMSWMQQKQAKMERDSRGFNEVINNWEARELETHKLLKQVYETGVRGSYLKDSEKTEMYKKYKENPEEYTVEKLAEEYRILQQRVEAILWLKEDEEDEAKRRGEPLDDAVELLLDNFPHFFNSHDREYHVATLPYKPDFKVMPEGWDGTTKDRDEVHYERSKKEDDALYREFKLRFEFNKMKFKKQVKVHKYSRRRPSNGWEFIVEMKRFRGKRGDGRGWKFASLPDGSTRPLNKIEKMYARRETPRGRWKLRPWTCSNSFFPPKCTLT; encoded by the exons ATGCAATTTTTGAGTCGCATTATCACTCGAAATCTCCAATCATCACCATCATTACGCAGTAATCTCCTTGCAATCCCTAGGTTTTTCTCCACCGGCGGCGATGGCGGCGGTCATTTCGTCTGGGACGATTCCTCTACCTCCACATGGTCCACCGGTCTAACAAAAGACCAAATCGACGGCGAGGCGGTCGGACACCAAGTCACTCCGCCGCCACCGTCAACCGGCGACGGCGGAGGAATAATCGGAGGCGGCGGAGCGATCGAAAGTCTGCCGTCGTCGATGAGTTGGATGCAACAGAAGCAAGCGAAAATGGAGCGCGATTCGCGAGGGTTTAACGAGGTGATTAATAATTGGGAGGCGAGAGAGTTGGAGACGCACAAATTACTGAAACAAGTGTATGAGACAGGAGTTAGAGGATCGTATTTGAAGGATTCGGAGAAGACGGAAATGTATAAGAAGTATAAGGAAAATCCGGAGGAGTATACGGTGGAGAAATTGGCGGAGGAGTATCGTATTTTGCAGCAGCGAGTTGAGGCGATATTATGGCTTAAGGAGGATGAGGAGGATGAGGCGAAAAGGCGTGGCGAACCTTTGGATGATGCTGTTGAGCTCTTGCTTGATAATTTTCCTCA TTTCTTTAATTCTCACGATAGGGAATACCATGTGGCAACACTTCCATACAAACCTGATTTCAAAGTGATGCCAGAAGGTTGGGACGGCACAACTAAAGATCGAGATGAAGTACACTATGAGAGATCAAAGAAGGAAGATGATGCATTGTACAGAGAATTCAAACTGAGATTTGAGTTCAATAAGATGAAA TTCAAGAAGCAGGTTAAAGTCCATAAATATAGCAGGAGGCGTCCTTCAAATGGATGGGAGTTTATTGTGGAAATGAAACGCTTTCGAGGAAAGCGTGGAGACGGTAGGGGGTGGAAATTCGCCAGCCTACCTGATGGATCAACCCGTCCATTGAACAAAATCGAGAAGATGTACGCCAGGAGGGAGACTCCACGTGGCCGTTGGAAATTGCGTCCATGGACCTGCAGCAACTCTTTTTTCCCACCAAAATGTACTTTGACTTAA
- the LOC141615398 gene encoding cell number regulator 2-like: MATNNVDFSTDLFDCLSDPSLCCLTCFCPCITFGRIAEIVDKGSPSWVVSGALYSLILAFTGGRCQCVYSGAYRSKLKAQFGMEADIFEDFCTHFCCEPCALSQEYRELQHRGYDVVLGWHGNMERQNPGMMPPQIGGGMMR; encoded by the exons ATGGCAACGAATAATGTAGACTTTTCTACTGATCTTTTTGACTGCCTCTCAGATCCCTCTTTAT GTTGCTTGACATGTTTCTGTCCTTGCATCACATTTGGACGCATTGCTGAGATTGTTGACAAAGGCTCACCAT CATGGGTAGTGAGTGGAGCCTTGTACAGCTTGATATTGGCCTTCACAGGAGGGAGGTGTCAATGCGTATACTCAGGCGCATATAGGTCAAAATTGAAGGCACAATTTGGAATGGAAGCCGATATTTTCGAAGATTTTTGCACCCACTTTTGCTGTGAACCTTGCGCCTTAAGCCAAGAATACCGTGAGCTTCAACACCGTGGCTACGACGTTGTACTCG GATGGCATGGGAACATGGAAAGGCAAAATCCTGGCATGATGCCTCCGCAAATTGGAGGCGGGATGATGCGATAA
- the LOC141612471 gene encoding 14-3-3-like protein: MADASREDNVYMAKLAEQAERYEEMVEFMEKVAKMADAEELTVEERNLLSVAYKNVIGARRASWRIISSIEQKEESRGNEDHVATIKEYRAKIETELSKICDGILNLLESHLIPKASSAESKVFYLKMKGDYHRYLAEFKTGAERKEAAENTLLAYKSAQDIALADLAPTHPIRLGLALNFSVFYYEILNSPDRACNLAKQAFDEAISELDTLGEESYKDSTLIMQLLRDNLTLWTSDNAEEGSEEIKEATKGESAEGQPQQ; the protein is encoded by the exons ATGGCTGATGCGTCGAGGGAAGACAATGTGTACATGGCAAAGTTGGCCGAGCAAGCTGAGCGATATGAAGAAATGGTAGAGTTTATGGAGAAGGTGGCAAAGATGGCCGATGCTGAGGAGCTTACTGTGGAGGAAAGGAACCTTCTCTCTGTAGCTTACAAGAATGTGATTGGTGCTAGGAGGGCGTCGTGGAGGATCATTTCCTCTATCGAGCAGAAGGAGGAAAGCAGGGGAAATGAGGATCATGTTGCCACTATCAAGGAGTATAGGGCTAAGATTGAGACCGAACTTAGCAAGATTTGTGATGGAATCTTGAACCTTCTCGAGTCGCACCTCATCCCTAAGGCATCCTCTGCCGAGTCTAAGGTCTTTTACCTTAAGATGAAGGGTGACTACCACAGGTATCTTGCAGAATTCAAGACCGGTGCTGAGAGGAAAGAGGCTGCCGAGAATACCCTTTTGGCTTACAAGTCCGCTCAG GACATTGCTTTGGCTGATTTGGCCCCTACTCACCCGATTAGGCTTGGTCTTGCTTTGAACTTCTCTGTCTTCTATTATGAGATTCTGAACTCGCCTGATCGTGCTTGCAACCTTGCAAAGCAG GCTTTTGATGAGGCTATATCAGAGCTAGACACATTGGGTGAGGAGTCATACAAGGACAGCACTTTGATCATGCAACTTCTCCGAGACAATTTGACCTTGTGGACTTCCGATAATGCG GAGGAGGGAAGCGAGGAGATCAAGGAAGCTACAAAAGGCGAATCGGCCGAGGGTCAGCCACAACAGTGA
- the LOC141612474 gene encoding V-type proton ATPase subunit e2-like, translated as MGFLVTSLIFLVIGVIASLCTRICYNRGPSANLFHLTLVITATVCCWMMWAIVYLAQLKPLINPILSEAD; from the exons ATGGGGTTTTTAGTTACATCCTTAATTTTCTTAGTAATTGGTGTAATTGCTTCCCTTTGCACCAGAATTTGCTACAATCGTGGCCCTTCTGCTAATCT gTTTCATCTGACATTGGTTATTACTGCAACCGTATGCTGCTGGATGAT GTGGGCCATTGTATATCTAGCACAGTTGAAGCCTCTCATAAATCCAATATTGAGTGAAGCGGATTGA
- the LOC141612473 gene encoding uncharacterized protein LOC141612473: MGYLEEARENHVKKKVEEALRSKMKAKALKECDVLTAKYAECASGRTLSVVWKCRGQAKELNNCLHQFTNDSVLEKMKKEYMLQQDAKNSSVMRG, encoded by the exons atggGCTATCTTGAAGAAGCCAGAGAAAATCATgtcaagaagaaagttgaagaag CTTTACGCAGCAAAATGAAGGCGAAAGCATTGAAAGAATGTGATGTTTTAACGGCTAAGTATGCGGAATGTGCTTCTGGGAGGACACTATCTGTAGTGTGGAAGTGTAGAGGACAAGCTAAAGAACTGAATAACTGCCTTCATCAGTT TACAAACGATAGCGTTTTGGAAAAAATGAAGAAAGAGTACATGCTTCAGCAAGATGCCAAGAACTCATCCGTTATGAGAGGTTGA
- the LOC141615399 gene encoding uncharacterized protein LOC141615399, protein MKLSCHQYPTCSKLGRHASLRQSSLSQVSTADDKAKDMLLVLYKRTKEEKHTVYLPREIIFNILIHVPADILHDVVRYVCRQWFEIVRDPDFVRVHRQISPSGFLIQAFEDHMPRRHGFQVYYIEAADTDRLKVTKVKTQAPAKILCCNNALVLLSDSTDKEILHVVNLVTEVKFSLPPLVGLRNSPESVGLAVDSSGHYKVVHVSGKVTFSRQVHMRVFTIGVDTAWRFIDLQGIPVNWTLKSLILDSPHCLGGFVYWLTDSNWKSDLGLALDVDTETIYQISKPSGLAQGDYPVYVLGMGSGIGLIYTSDMQFTWKLWKLTDVKSDQWTELACIKVGELYSQFGYMLGCCPNLEITPVRLFRGDLWLYRVSDELIVIRYNVAKESYKAFKFKKSQLQSSTPPSPSKHLVFTNELLLDPSFLSDKYFFEF, encoded by the coding sequence GTATCGACAGCAGACGACAAAGCTAAAGATATGTTGCTTGTTCTTTATAAGAGAACGAAAGAAGAAAAACACACTGTATACCTTCCAAGAGAGATCATATTCAACATCCTTATACACGTTCCTGCTGATATCCTGCATGATGTCGTGAGATACGTGTGCAGGCAATGGTTCGAAATAGTTAGAGACCCTGATTTCGTTAGAGTGCATCGTCAAATATCTCCTTCTGGTTTCCTCATTCAAGCCTTTGAAGACCATATGCCCCGTAGGCATGGATTTCAGGTCTATTATATTGAGGCAGCTGACACCGATAGATTGAAGGTAACAAAAGTTAAAACACAGGCCCCTGCCAAAATATTGTGTTGTAATAATGCCTTAGTCTTGCTTTCAGATTCGACAGACAAAGAAATATTACATGTCGTTAATCTCGTGACTGAAGTAAAATTCAGTCTGCCTCCCTTGGTGGGTTTGCGCAATTCTCCCGAAAGTGTAGGTTTAGCAGTTGATTCCTCTGGTCATTATAAAGTAGTGCATGTTTCTGGTAAAGTTACATTCTCTCGACAGGTACATATGAGGGTATTTACTATAGGCGTTGATACAGCTTGGAGATTTATCGATCTTCAAGGTATACCCGTTAATTGGACACTGAAGAGTTTAATATTAGACAGTCCGCACTGTTTAGGAGGATTTGTATATTGGCTTACAGATTCGAACTGGAAGAGTGACCTTGGTTTAGCCTTGGATGTTGATACGGAAACTATTTATCAGATTTCTAAGCCAAGTGGCTTAGCTCAAGGAGATTATCCGGTTTATGTTCTCGGTATGGGAAGTGGAATAGGCTTAATATATACTTCTGATATGCAATTCACGTGGAAGTTATGGAAATTGACAGACGTAAAATCTGATCAGTGGACCGAACTGGCTTGTATCAAGGTGGGAGAACTGTATAGCCAATTTGGTTACATGCTCGGTTGTTGTCCAAATTTGGAAATAACTCCAGTTAGGTTATTTAGAGGAGATTTGTGGCTTTATCGAGTTAGTGACGAGTTGATTGTGATTCGCTATAATGTGGCCAAAGAAAGCTACAAGGCCTTCAAGTTCAAGAAATCGCAGTTGCAGTCATCGACTCCTCCATCTCCAAGCAAACACTTGGTTTTCACCAATGAATTGCTACTAGATCCCTCATTTTTGTCCGACAAATATTTTTTTGAGTTTTAG